In one window of Scyliorhinus canicula chromosome 17, sScyCan1.1, whole genome shotgun sequence DNA:
- the LOC119952020 gene encoding zinc finger protein 271-like has translation MEKPWKCEDCGKGFNYPFLLEKHRRTHIGDRSFICSKCGKGFSQSSYLLRHQLLHTGERPFICHVCGKGFTQSSNLLRHQKFHTGERPFICPECGKGFTQLSNLLIHQRVHTGERPFTCLVCGKGFIGSSDLLKHQRLHTGERPFSCTSCGKRFKSSSHLSCHQRIHTEERPFSCTSCDKRFRSSFNLKAHQRVHTEEKPFSCTSCEKRFGSSSNLKAHQRVHTEEKLFSCTSCEKKFRSSSNLSAHQRVHTGERSFTCPVCDKGFTRSFDLLRHQRIHTEERPFSCTCCRKRFRSSSNLNIHQRVHTGARPFTCTQCGNRFTRSSSLLAHQRVHTGERPFICTECGKGFTQSSNLLRHQRVHK, from the coding sequence atggagaaaccgtggaaatgtgaggactgtgggaaaggGTTCAATTATCCATTTTTGCTGGAAAAGCATCGGCGTACTCACATTGGGGACAGGTCGTTCAtttgctccaaatgtgggaaagGGTTCTCTCAGTCCTCctatctgctgagacaccagctgctccacactggggagaggccattcatctgccatgtatgtgggaaaggattcactcagtcatccaacctgctgagacaccagaagtttcacactggggagagaccgttcatttgccctgagtgtgggaagggattcactcagttatccaacctgctgatacaccaacgagttcacactggggagagaccgttcacctgccttGTTTGTGGCAAAGGATTCATTGGATCCTCTGACCTACTGaagcaccagcgacttcacacaggggagaggccgttcagctgcACTTCCTGTGGAAAGAGATTCAAGTCTTCATCTCATCTCAGTTGCCACCAAcgaattcacactgaggagaggccattcagctgtacTTCTTGTGATAAGAGATTTAGGTCTTCATTCAATCTCAaagcacaccagcgagttcacactgaggagaagccATTCAGCTGTACTTCCTGTGAAAAGAGATTTGGGTCTTCGTCCAACCTCAaagcacaccagcgagttcatactgagGAGAAGTTGTTCAGCTGTACCTCCTGTGAAAAAAAATTCAGGTCTTCTTCCAACCTCagtgcacaccagcgagttcacactggagagaggtcaTTCACCTGTCCTGTTTGTGATAAAGGTTTCACTAGATCGTTTGACCTGCTGAGGCACCAAcgaattcacactgaggagagaccgttcagctgtaCTTGCTGTCGAAAGAGATTCCGGTCTTCATCCAACCTCAatatacaccagcgagttcacacaggggccCGACCATTTACCTGCACGCAGTGTGGGAACAGATTCACGCGGTCATCcagcctgctggcacaccagagagttcacactggagagagaccgttcatttgcactgagtgtgggaagggattcacccaatcatccaacctgctgagacaccagcgagttcacaagtga